One genomic window of Hyperolius riggenbachi isolate aHypRig1 chromosome 7, aHypRig1.pri, whole genome shotgun sequence includes the following:
- the LOC137524890 gene encoding uncharacterized protein C21orf58-like isoform X2: MTDPSLIDHMTRLKLKLLEKRLENERDLDEDDDVEVTTARSYDGQDEALQSALRRRKDLLHKLREQHLLEEIARPHTWEGTRRKRISIEPIAAPMPIYHTGPPAEPPVRFYPPPPAPEPPRIIQQQLPQQPATIIQQLPAQQPLITQIPPPQAYQPPRSGSIKEDMVEMMLMQNAQMHQIIMQNMMLKALPPMALSPTTGNAPPAQPQSQQDFNYSNPVVLKAEKMRPGSVHHHHHYSPPGLPAAPPTLQPTLGYPMWPQLMPSNTMGQMGGGPHAVHHVTGPTSMLPAMHTVVTDGISPRVPSGL, from the exons ATGACGGACCCGTCGCTGATAGATCATATGACCCGGCTGAAGCTGAAACTGCTGGAGAAG aggctAGAAAATGAGCGTGATcttgatgaagatgatgatgtaGAAGTCACAACAGCAA GGAGTTACGATGGACAGGATGAAGCTCTGCAGTCTGCATTACGTAGGAGGAAGGATCTGCTGCACAAACTGAGA GAGCAACACCTTCTGGAAGAGATCGCTCGACCCCATACTTGGGAAGGAACACGAAGGAAAAGAATCAGTATAGAACCCATAGCAGCCCCAATGCCTATTTATCACACAGGACCGCCAGCAGAACCACCAGTGCGCTTttatccacctcctcctgctccagAACCACCCAGAATTATTCAGCAGCAG CTACCCCAGCAACCAGCCACAATTATTCAGCAGCTACCTGCTCAGCAGCCACTAATCACTCAGATTCCTCCTCCACAAGCCTATCAGCCACCAAGATCAGGCAGCATTAAAGAAG ACATGGTTGAGATGATGCTTATGCAGAATGCCCAGATGCACCAGATCATTATGCAGAACATGATGCTGAAAGCACTGCCCCCTATGGCATTGTCACCGACTACTGGGAATGCACCCCCCGCTCAACCTCAGTCCCAACAG GATTTTAACTATTCCAACCCTGTGGTACTTAAAGCAGAGAAGATGCGACCGGGCTCAGTGCACCACCATCACCACTACtcgcctcctgggctgcctgctgcTCCACCCACACTTCAGCCCACACTTGGCTACCCAATGTGGCCTCAGTTAATGCCTTCAAACACAATGGGACAAATGGGTGGAGGTCCTCATGCAGTGCATCACGTGACTGGCCCAACCTCAATGTTACCTGCAATGCATAC TGTAGTAACGGATGGAATCTCCCCCAGAGTGCCGAGCGGTCTATGA
- the LOC137524890 gene encoding uncharacterized protein C21orf58-like isoform X1, protein MTDPSLIDHMTRLKLKLLEKRLENERDLDEDDDVEVTTARSYDGQDEALQSALRRRKDLLHKLREQHLLEEIARPHTWEGTRRKRISIEPIAAPMPIYHTGPPAEPPVRFYPPPPAPEPPRIIQQQLPQQPATIIQQLPAQQPLITQIPPPQAYQPPRSGSIKEDMVEMMLMQNAQMHQIIMQNMMLKALPPMALSPTTGNAPPAQPQSQQDFNYSNPVVLKAEKMRPGSVHHHHHYSPPGLPAAPPTLQPTLGYPMWPQLMPSNTMGQMGGGPHAVHHVTGPTSMLPAMHTNGWNLPQSAERSMRP, encoded by the exons ATGACGGACCCGTCGCTGATAGATCATATGACCCGGCTGAAGCTGAAACTGCTGGAGAAG aggctAGAAAATGAGCGTGATcttgatgaagatgatgatgtaGAAGTCACAACAGCAA GGAGTTACGATGGACAGGATGAAGCTCTGCAGTCTGCATTACGTAGGAGGAAGGATCTGCTGCACAAACTGAGA GAGCAACACCTTCTGGAAGAGATCGCTCGACCCCATACTTGGGAAGGAACACGAAGGAAAAGAATCAGTATAGAACCCATAGCAGCCCCAATGCCTATTTATCACACAGGACCGCCAGCAGAACCACCAGTGCGCTTttatccacctcctcctgctccagAACCACCCAGAATTATTCAGCAGCAG CTACCCCAGCAACCAGCCACAATTATTCAGCAGCTACCTGCTCAGCAGCCACTAATCACTCAGATTCCTCCTCCACAAGCCTATCAGCCACCAAGATCAGGCAGCATTAAAGAAG ACATGGTTGAGATGATGCTTATGCAGAATGCCCAGATGCACCAGATCATTATGCAGAACATGATGCTGAAAGCACTGCCCCCTATGGCATTGTCACCGACTACTGGGAATGCACCCCCCGCTCAACCTCAGTCCCAACAG GATTTTAACTATTCCAACCCTGTGGTACTTAAAGCAGAGAAGATGCGACCGGGCTCAGTGCACCACCATCACCACTACtcgcctcctgggctgcctgctgcTCCACCCACACTTCAGCCCACACTTGGCTACCCAATGTGGCCTCAGTTAATGCCTTCAAACACAATGGGACAAATGGGTGGAGGTCCTCATGCAGTGCATCACGTGACTGGCCCAACCTCAATGTTACCTGCAATGCATAC TAACGGATGGAATCTCCCCCAGAGTGCCGAGCGGTCTATGAGACCATGA